In Antechinus flavipes isolate AdamAnt ecotype Samford, QLD, Australia chromosome 3, AdamAnt_v2, whole genome shotgun sequence, a genomic segment contains:
- the LOC127554035 gene encoding resistin-like beta — protein MKSFFFLLLILIHLLALLSPGHAGCVSKEDLDLIVQKKVNEALSKLEIGNKGPLSCTSVKNRGTLATCPAGFVVTGCACGYGCGSWDVRGDNTCHCQCKGMDWTSARCCKNS, from the exons atgaaatctttcttctttttgctgcTCATTCTGATCCATCTTCTAGCACTACTGTCTCCTGGCCATGCTGGTTGCGTTTCAAAAGAAGACTTAGACTTAATTGTGCAGAAGAAAGTAAATGAAGCTCTTTCCAAATTAG AGATTGGAAATAAGGGACCACTCTCTTGTACAAGTGTGAAAAATCGAGGCACCCTAGCCACTTGCCCTGCAG GGTTTGTAGTTACCGGCTGTGCCTGTGGCTATGGCTGTGGCTCCTGGGATGTTCGAGGAGACAACACATGTCACTGTCAGTGTAAGGGCATGGACTGGACCAGTGCTCGATGCTGCAAGAATTCCTAG